The Verrucomicrobium spinosum DSM 4136 = JCM 18804 genome includes a region encoding these proteins:
- a CDS encoding acyl-CoA thioesterase: MTAGRIFTKHFVVRPQDLNHAGTAFGGTMMAHADELAFIAATLTYPGCTFVTKVFREFNFIHGAVEGDIVQIEAEVLQKGRSSVRVGVKASHAITHRELFQTEAVLVNARGGKSMSIPEREGS; encoded by the coding sequence ATGACGGCCGGACGAATCTTCACCAAACACTTTGTGGTGCGACCTCAGGACCTGAACCACGCCGGCACCGCCTTTGGCGGCACCATGATGGCCCATGCCGACGAACTCGCTTTCATCGCCGCGACCTTGACCTACCCCGGCTGCACCTTTGTGACCAAGGTGTTCCGCGAATTCAACTTCATCCACGGGGCAGTGGAGGGTGACATCGTCCAGATCGAGGCCGAGGTGCTGCAGAAGGGCCGCAGCTCTGTCAGGGTCGGCGTAAAGGCCAGCCATGCCATCACCCACCGGGAGTTGTTTCAAACCGAGGCGGTGCTGGTGAATGCGCGTGGCGGAAAGAGCATGTCGATTCCGGAGAGGGAGGGCAGCTGA
- a CDS encoding MGMT family protein, translating to MPKRQDRPSTEAQPPKKKAKPKARSAAFARIRAEVIRLVALIPAGKFTTYGSIAVHMNVVARHVATVMSHLTEEESAVLPWHRVVSADARISQNMETELSNVQRSRLEGEGMTIDAQGYIQNSDDHFHVVGVRRNIRWSEVRD from the coding sequence ATGCCAAAACGTCAAGACAGGCCCAGTACCGAAGCCCAACCCCCGAAGAAGAAAGCCAAGCCCAAGGCGCGGTCCGCAGCGTTTGCCCGGATTCGGGCGGAGGTCATCCGGTTGGTGGCGTTGATCCCGGCGGGGAAGTTCACCACCTATGGCAGCATCGCGGTGCACATGAATGTGGTGGCGAGACACGTGGCCACAGTGATGAGCCATCTGACGGAAGAAGAGTCTGCTGTGTTGCCCTGGCATCGGGTGGTCAGTGCCGACGCTCGGATCAGTCAGAACATGGAGACGGAATTGTCCAATGTGCAGCGCAGCCGCCTGGAGGGCGAAGGCATGACCATCGATGCCCAGGGTTACATTCAGAACTCGGACGATCACTTTCATGTCGTGGGAGTGAGGCGGAACATTCGCTGGAGCGAGGTTCGGGATTAG
- a CDS encoding RNA polymerase sigma factor has product MPAARDTPPDFAPLVARVRDDRDEAAARTMVELLYPAVVRIVRGHLPRRVAEEDLTQEVFMKVFARIDQWRGPMPFEHWVSRVAVTTCLDALRHQKRRPELRWADLSEREVEVLDQVLQDHSQTSSGDAVSARELAHKLLETLKPADRLVLTMMDMEGRSVAEVQAATGWSATLVKVRAFRARRKLRKAMEALEATPPNRQQKAGI; this is encoded by the coding sequence ATGCCTGCCGCTCGTGACACTCCACCCGATTTTGCCCCATTGGTGGCACGGGTGCGGGATGATCGAGACGAGGCAGCGGCCCGCACCATGGTGGAGCTGCTTTATCCCGCAGTGGTTCGTATTGTGCGTGGGCATCTGCCGCGTCGCGTCGCTGAGGAGGATCTCACACAGGAGGTGTTCATGAAAGTTTTTGCCCGTATCGATCAGTGGCGGGGCCCCATGCCTTTTGAGCACTGGGTCTCCCGCGTGGCGGTCACCACATGCCTGGATGCGTTGCGCCATCAGAAGCGCAGGCCCGAACTGCGTTGGGCAGATCTCAGCGAGCGGGAGGTGGAGGTGCTGGACCAGGTGCTGCAGGACCACTCCCAGACCAGCTCTGGCGATGCGGTCAGCGCCCGGGAGCTGGCACACAAACTCCTGGAAACTCTGAAGCCGGCGGACCGGCTGGTGCTCACCATGATGGACATGGAAGGGAGGTCGGTCGCGGAGGTGCAGGCAGCCACAGGATGGAGCGCCACGCTGGTGAAGGTCCGGGCCTTTCGCGCCCGCCGGAAGCTGCGCAAAGCCATGGAAGCACTTGAAGCCACCCCCCCAAATCGGCAACAGAAGGCGGGGATCTGA
- a CDS encoding DNA-binding protein, translating into MSMYGYGEEPQRGAPPLHSEKIVGERKIFFLDLKENDRGRFIKITEDVRGRRDTIMLPMENAEEFLDALQRTLQVAREME; encoded by the coding sequence ATGAGCATGTATGGTTATGGTGAAGAACCGCAGCGCGGAGCTCCGCCGCTGCACAGTGAAAAAATCGTCGGCGAAAGGAAAATCTTTTTCCTGGACCTGAAGGAGAACGACCGGGGTCGGTTCATCAAGATCACCGAGGACGTCCGAGGGCGTCGCGACACCATCATGCTGCCCATGGAGAACGCCGAGGAGTTTCTGGATGCCTTGCAGCGCACGCTGCAGGTCGCCCGTGAAATGGAGTAG
- the trpS gene encoding tryptophan--tRNA ligase, giving the protein MRILSGLQPTGRLHLGNYFGMMQPSLQLQHEGEAYYFIANYHSLTSIQDAKVLRENVRNLAVDFLACGLDPEKAVFFRQSDMPEHTELAWILSTVTPMPMLENCHSYKDKVANGFTPNHGLFAYPVLMAADILIYDSDRVPVGKDQKQHLEVTRDIATKINLAYGEGTLKVPEALIREDTAVVAGLDGRKMSKSYNNTIGLFEEEKALLTKVKRIITDATPVEAPKPTDDSSILKLYKLVATSEEYDALVADFKKGGRGYGDYKKQLFQKIWDFFAEARDRRAQIVAQAGYVDDVLQAGAAKARVVARRTLDRVRHAVGLG; this is encoded by the coding sequence ATGCGTATCCTCTCCGGCCTCCAGCCCACCGGGCGGCTCCACCTCGGCAACTACTTCGGCATGATGCAGCCCTCGTTGCAACTGCAGCACGAAGGGGAGGCCTATTACTTCATCGCCAACTATCATTCCCTCACCAGCATTCAGGACGCGAAGGTGCTGCGAGAGAACGTGCGCAACCTCGCCGTCGACTTCCTGGCCTGTGGTTTGGATCCTGAAAAAGCGGTCTTCTTCCGCCAGAGTGACATGCCAGAGCACACCGAACTGGCGTGGATCCTCAGCACCGTGACGCCCATGCCCATGCTGGAGAACTGTCACAGCTACAAAGACAAGGTGGCAAATGGGTTTACGCCGAATCACGGCCTTTTTGCCTACCCGGTGCTGATGGCAGCGGACATCCTCATCTATGACAGTGATCGTGTGCCCGTGGGCAAGGATCAAAAGCAACATCTGGAGGTGACCCGCGACATCGCCACCAAGATCAATCTCGCCTACGGTGAAGGGACGCTGAAAGTGCCCGAGGCGTTGATCCGGGAAGACACCGCGGTGGTGGCTGGTCTGGATGGGCGGAAGATGAGCAAGAGCTACAACAACACCATCGGCCTTTTCGAAGAGGAGAAGGCGCTCTTGACGAAGGTGAAGCGCATCATCACTGATGCCACGCCGGTGGAGGCCCCCAAGCCCACGGACGACAGCTCCATCCTCAAGCTCTACAAGCTGGTCGCCACGAGTGAGGAATACGATGCACTGGTGGCGGACTTCAAGAAAGGCGGCCGTGGCTATGGCGACTACAAAAAGCAGTTATTCCAGAAGATCTGGGACTTCTTTGCCGAGGCTCGTGATCGTCGGGCGCAGATCGTGGCCCAGGCGGGCTATGTGGATGATGTGTTGCAGGCCGGTGCCGCGAAGGCGCGCGTCGTTGCCCGCCGTACTCTGGACCGCGTACGCCATGCCGTAGGACTGGGCTGA
- a CDS encoding alginate O-acetyltransferase AlgX-related protein, whose translation MKLRLPSSTLALLCAAMLAPGGTQADDFTSVVKGALAASAATDLSVPGKGDSNWFFLRRELEHLQNGDLAAADLSKANKEGTDPVPVIAKYAKELKALGVELLVVPVPAKASIYPEKLDAKVEASSVPALAPFLAKLKAEGVEALDLEAEFKKVRTAEPANQLYCATDSHWSPAACRLVAHLVAAKYKTLPEVTAARLAGLTTLPAETREYHGDLLTDAQKGSVAKEKLPISRAGLGAGSSVTTVESSPASPIVVLGDSHLQVFRKGGNMLDSQGGFVDHLQVALGTPVQEFTMQAGGADGPRVEIARTSAKNPDFWSKKKVAIWVFTAREFTQGKWREIPAQVKKK comes from the coding sequence ATGAAACTCCGCCTCCCCTCCTCCACGCTTGCCCTCCTCTGCGCCGCCATGCTCGCTCCCGGCGGCACCCAGGCTGACGATTTCACCTCCGTCGTGAAAGGCGCACTCGCCGCCTCAGCCGCCACTGATCTCTCCGTTCCTGGCAAGGGAGATAGCAATTGGTTCTTCCTGCGCCGTGAACTGGAGCACTTGCAGAACGGCGACCTGGCTGCTGCCGACCTCTCCAAAGCCAACAAGGAAGGCACGGACCCGGTGCCCGTCATTGCCAAGTACGCCAAGGAACTGAAGGCTCTCGGCGTGGAACTTCTGGTGGTACCAGTGCCCGCCAAGGCCTCGATCTATCCTGAGAAGCTCGACGCAAAGGTGGAGGCATCCAGCGTACCCGCCCTGGCCCCTTTCCTTGCCAAGCTGAAGGCAGAAGGAGTGGAGGCCCTCGATCTGGAAGCGGAGTTCAAGAAAGTCCGGACCGCAGAGCCTGCCAACCAGCTCTATTGCGCCACGGATTCGCACTGGTCTCCTGCGGCCTGCCGGTTGGTGGCCCACCTCGTGGCAGCCAAATATAAAACCCTCCCGGAAGTGACCGCCGCGAGGCTGGCTGGCCTCACCACCCTGCCTGCTGAAACCCGAGAGTATCACGGCGATCTCCTGACAGATGCCCAGAAGGGATCCGTCGCGAAAGAAAAACTGCCCATCTCCCGCGCTGGCCTGGGCGCAGGTAGCAGCGTGACCACCGTGGAAAGCAGCCCCGCCAGCCCCATCGTGGTGCTGGGCGACAGCCATCTCCAGGTCTTCCGTAAAGGCGGCAACATGCTGGACTCCCAGGGCGGTTTCGTGGATCACCTCCAAGTCGCCCTTGGCACTCCCGTGCAGGAATTCACCATGCAGGCCGGAGGTGCCGATGGCCCGCGCGTGGAAATCGCCCGCACCTCCGCCAAGAACCCTGACTTCTGGTCCAAGAAGAAAGTCGCCATCTGGGTCTTCACCGCCCGTGAGTTCACCCAGGGCAAGTGGCGTGAGATCCCGGCACAGGTGAAGAAGAAGTGA
- the acnA gene encoding aconitate hydratase AcnA, producing MSLDALRTFKTGSNTDGKFYSLPELEKQGVGPVSKLPVSIRVVLESLVRNLDGKKVTLKDVQNLANWNAKAPGDYEIPFTVARIVLQDFTGVPLLVDLAAMRSAVHAMGKNPKMIEPLVPVDLVVDHSVQVDFAGTQDSLNRNLDLEFHRNRERYKFLKWGEQAFDTFKVVPPGIGIVHQVNLEYLAKGVLEKENVFYPDSLVGTDSHTTMINGLGVVGWGVGGIEAEAGMLGQPVTFLVPEVVGMRLTGALQPGVTATDLVLRVTEVLRKTKVVGKFVEFFGPGARALSVPDRATIANMAPEYGATMGFFGIDEATITYLAGTGRSAELCGTVENYYKAQGLWGIQEGDEIEYTQVVELDMSTVKPGVAGPKRPQDRIDVSALKEKFESLLVAPTPDGFGKASLNGQYEVTVDSKDGVKDSITHGSVLIAAITSCTNTSNPSVMLAAGLLAKKANAKGLTVKPSVKTSLGPGSRVVTDYLEKTGLQTELDQLGFQTVGYGCTTCIGNSGPLDPGIENVVRSEDVVAASVLSGNRNFEARVHQSIKANFLMSPPLVVAYAIAGTVDVDLSKEPLGTGSDGQPVLLADIWPSSEEIGAAMASALAPDVFQKLYTGFAEQNPKWNEIPSSVGLVYDWDRDSTYIQEPPFFEKFSMDPSDINEIHGARPLGIFSDSVTTDHISPAGNIKKDSPAGKYLLENQVTQADFNSYGSRRGNDRVMTRGTFANVRIKNLMVPGTEGGITKYFSGPGVSAEAAEVLPIYDAAEQYKAAGVPLVILGGEDYGMGSSRDWAAKGTNLLGVKAVITKSFERIHRSNLVGMGVLPCNFVNKEDYDKVKGLTDATFSLLGVSNDIKPMSEATLKVTQADGETFNVPVIVRLDTPVEIDYYRAGGILPYVLAQILRANA from the coding sequence ATGTCTCTCGACGCGCTCCGCACCTTCAAGACCGGGTCCAATACGGACGGAAAGTTCTACTCATTGCCTGAACTGGAGAAGCAAGGAGTGGGGCCGGTGTCGAAACTGCCGGTGAGCATTCGGGTGGTGCTGGAGTCCCTGGTTCGCAATCTGGACGGGAAAAAGGTGACGCTGAAGGACGTGCAGAACCTCGCCAATTGGAACGCCAAGGCTCCCGGCGACTACGAAATCCCCTTCACGGTCGCCCGCATCGTGCTGCAGGACTTCACCGGGGTACCCCTCCTAGTGGACTTGGCCGCCATGCGCTCTGCCGTGCACGCCATGGGCAAGAACCCAAAGATGATCGAGCCGCTGGTGCCCGTGGATCTGGTGGTGGATCACTCCGTGCAGGTGGACTTCGCTGGCACGCAAGACTCCCTCAACCGCAACCTCGACCTCGAATTCCATCGCAACCGCGAGCGCTACAAGTTCCTCAAGTGGGGTGAGCAGGCATTCGACACCTTCAAAGTGGTGCCTCCCGGCATCGGTATCGTGCACCAGGTGAACTTGGAGTACCTCGCCAAGGGCGTGCTGGAGAAAGAGAATGTGTTCTATCCAGACTCCCTCGTGGGCACGGACTCGCACACAACCATGATCAACGGCTTGGGCGTCGTGGGCTGGGGTGTGGGCGGCATCGAAGCTGAGGCTGGCATGCTGGGCCAGCCGGTGACCTTCCTGGTGCCTGAAGTGGTGGGCATGCGCCTCACCGGTGCCCTTCAGCCCGGCGTGACCGCGACTGACCTCGTACTGCGCGTGACCGAAGTGCTCCGCAAGACGAAGGTGGTGGGCAAGTTTGTCGAATTCTTCGGACCCGGTGCCCGTGCGCTCAGCGTGCCGGACCGTGCGACCATCGCCAATATGGCCCCGGAATACGGCGCGACCATGGGCTTCTTCGGCATCGACGAAGCAACGATCACCTACCTTGCCGGCACCGGCCGCTCCGCCGAACTCTGCGGGACGGTGGAAAACTACTACAAGGCCCAAGGCCTGTGGGGCATCCAGGAAGGTGACGAGATCGAGTACACCCAGGTGGTGGAGCTCGACATGTCCACCGTGAAGCCCGGTGTGGCCGGTCCCAAGCGCCCGCAGGACCGCATCGACGTGTCCGCCCTCAAGGAGAAATTTGAGTCCCTTCTTGTGGCCCCCACCCCAGATGGCTTCGGCAAGGCTTCTCTGAACGGCCAGTATGAAGTGACCGTGGACAGCAAGGACGGTGTGAAGGACAGCATCACCCATGGCTCCGTGCTCATCGCCGCCATCACGAGCTGTACCAACACCAGCAACCCGAGCGTGATGCTGGCCGCCGGTCTCCTGGCCAAGAAGGCCAACGCCAAAGGCCTGACGGTGAAGCCTTCCGTTAAGACCTCCCTGGGACCTGGCTCCCGCGTGGTGACGGACTACCTTGAGAAAACCGGCCTCCAGACGGAACTGGACCAGCTCGGCTTCCAGACCGTGGGCTACGGCTGTACCACCTGCATCGGCAACTCCGGCCCGCTCGACCCCGGTATTGAGAACGTGGTCCGCAGCGAAGACGTGGTGGCCGCCAGCGTGCTCTCTGGCAACCGCAACTTCGAAGCCCGCGTGCACCAGAGCATCAAGGCGAACTTCCTCATGTCCCCCCCGCTCGTGGTGGCCTACGCCATCGCCGGTACGGTGGACGTCGATCTCTCCAAGGAGCCTCTCGGCACTGGTAGCGATGGCCAGCCCGTCCTGCTGGCCGACATCTGGCCCAGCAGCGAGGAAATCGGTGCCGCCATGGCCAGCGCCCTGGCTCCCGATGTGTTCCAGAAGCTCTACACGGGCTTTGCTGAGCAGAACCCCAAGTGGAATGAGATTCCCTCCAGCGTGGGCCTCGTGTACGACTGGGACCGTGACTCCACCTACATCCAGGAGCCTCCGTTCTTCGAGAAGTTCAGCATGGATCCCAGCGACATCAACGAGATCCACGGCGCTCGTCCGCTCGGGATCTTCAGCGACAGCGTCACGACCGACCACATCTCCCCTGCGGGCAACATCAAGAAGGACAGCCCGGCTGGGAAGTACCTCCTGGAGAACCAAGTCACCCAGGCAGACTTCAACAGCTACGGCTCCCGCCGCGGCAACGACCGCGTCATGACCCGTGGCACCTTCGCCAACGTGCGCATCAAGAACCTCATGGTTCCCGGCACTGAGGGTGGCATCACCAAGTACTTCAGCGGCCCTGGCGTCTCCGCCGAAGCGGCAGAAGTGCTGCCGATCTATGACGCTGCCGAGCAGTACAAGGCCGCAGGCGTGCCACTCGTCATCCTCGGTGGCGAAGACTACGGCATGGGCTCCAGCCGCGACTGGGCCGCCAAGGGCACGAACCTTCTGGGCGTGAAAGCTGTGATCACGAAGTCCTTCGAGCGTATTCACCGCTCGAACCTCGTGGGCATGGGCGTGCTGCCATGCAACTTCGTGAACAAGGAAGACTACGACAAGGTGAAGGGCCTGACCGACGCCACCTTCAGCCTCCTGGGAGTGTCCAACGACATCAAGCCCATGAGTGAAGCGACGCTGAAAGTCACCCAGGCTGATGGCGAGACCTTCAATGTGCCCGTCATCGTCCGCCTCGATACGCCGGTGGAAATCGACTACTACCGCGCTGGCGGCATCCTGCCGTACGTGCTCGCGCAGATCCTGCGCGCGAACGCGTAA
- a CDS encoding OmpA family protein, translated as MSTQTYPWSNNRRTAFKIERWSWSLRLWLLFAFALAVLFHWWLYYFFSTVDFGKSMLPVTQTKAKADRIAINPEALKEQQAIQHIPDLIAPSDKAEPQLKADLQDIAEMIPEDRPLNLTPDVDKVTNFLAPKSNPNATSPAHAPSMAAIADMAPGPDLASSMDAIKSSALRQAVSDQQLVLPAKPLDKELEGMDGKLLDRLNNQSKAGDGSPRAMAGYSNLEDLLARGGAVNASTAPIMLPTDLLFEYGSDQLAENARLSLMKLGYLITKNPNSRFIIEGHTDTIGSAEFNLDLSQRRANAVVGWLIRSLRLSNDRIDAVGMGESRPLARVNPNGTKEEQALNRRVEIKVRPISQ; from the coding sequence ATGTCCACCCAGACCTATCCCTGGTCGAACAACCGCCGCACGGCGTTCAAGATTGAACGCTGGTCGTGGAGCCTGCGGTTGTGGCTGCTGTTTGCCTTCGCGCTGGCGGTCCTCTTTCATTGGTGGTTGTACTACTTTTTTAGCACGGTGGATTTCGGAAAGAGCATGCTGCCGGTCACCCAGACCAAGGCCAAGGCGGATCGTATCGCCATCAATCCAGAGGCGCTCAAGGAACAGCAGGCCATCCAGCACATCCCGGACCTGATCGCCCCCTCAGACAAAGCGGAGCCGCAGCTTAAGGCTGATCTACAGGACATTGCGGAGATGATTCCCGAGGACAGGCCGCTGAATCTCACGCCGGACGTGGACAAGGTGACCAACTTCCTGGCCCCCAAATCCAACCCCAACGCGACGAGCCCGGCCCACGCGCCCTCTATGGCCGCGATTGCGGACATGGCCCCCGGTCCCGATCTGGCCAGTTCCATGGACGCCATCAAGAGCTCCGCCCTGCGGCAAGCCGTGTCAGACCAACAGCTCGTGCTCCCCGCCAAACCCCTGGACAAGGAGCTGGAAGGAATGGACGGCAAACTGCTGGATCGCCTGAACAACCAGAGCAAAGCTGGTGACGGATCTCCCCGCGCCATGGCCGGGTACAGCAATCTCGAAGATCTGCTGGCCAGGGGCGGTGCAGTAAATGCCAGCACTGCGCCCATCATGCTGCCAACTGACCTCCTGTTTGAATACGGGAGCGACCAGCTCGCCGAGAACGCCCGCCTGAGCCTCATGAAGCTGGGGTACCTGATCACCAAGAACCCAAACAGCCGCTTTATCATCGAGGGGCACACGGACACGATCGGGTCAGCGGAGTTCAACCTTGATCTCAGCCAGCGCCGTGCCAACGCCGTGGTGGGCTGGCTCATACGCTCCCTGAGACTGAGCAATGACCGCATCGATGCCGTGGGCATGGGCGAATCCCGTCCCCTGGCCCGAGTGAACCCGAACGGCACGAAGGAAGAGCAAGCCCTGAACCGCCGTGTCGAGATCAAGGTGCGCCCGATCAGCCAGTAG
- a CDS encoding HAD family hydrolase, producing the protein MAKPAPTLLLCFDFDGTLINHEGEPAFHPAMGDMLRHFKSQGAAWVVNTGRSLSQTLEGIAQHHLFMLPDYIIAQECEIYRPGFFKPWKDFGSWNSRARRAHDHFVDKHRLFLAEMRQHVEQNTRAEFLMGDLGQVGIVALDELELDDICEVINVRTARDPDIGYHRNGRYLRFTHSSYSKGTALQELARMIGVPRERIFAAGDNHNDLPMLDSGVAGNIACPSNALDPVKAHVQAHGGYLAGRPASEGMMEALEHFFLRNPR; encoded by the coding sequence ATGGCCAAACCCGCGCCCACGCTCCTGCTCTGTTTCGACTTCGACGGAACCCTCATCAATCATGAGGGAGAGCCGGCCTTTCATCCGGCTATGGGGGACATGCTGCGCCATTTCAAAAGCCAGGGGGCAGCCTGGGTGGTGAACACCGGCCGCAGCCTGAGCCAGACGCTGGAGGGCATCGCGCAGCACCATCTCTTCATGCTGCCGGATTACATCATCGCCCAGGAGTGCGAGATCTACCGGCCCGGCTTCTTCAAGCCATGGAAGGACTTTGGCTCCTGGAACTCCCGCGCCCGCCGCGCCCACGACCACTTCGTGGACAAGCATCGCCTCTTCCTCGCGGAGATGCGCCAGCATGTGGAGCAGAACACCCGTGCAGAGTTCCTCATGGGTGACTTGGGCCAGGTGGGTATTGTGGCTCTGGATGAGCTGGAGCTCGACGATATCTGCGAGGTGATCAACGTCCGCACCGCCCGTGATCCGGACATCGGTTACCACCGCAATGGCCGGTACCTGCGCTTCACCCACTCCTCCTACAGCAAAGGGACCGCCCTCCAGGAACTCGCCCGCATGATCGGCGTGCCCCGGGAGCGCATCTTCGCCGCGGGGGACAATCACAATGATTTGCCCATGCTGGACTCAGGCGTGGCAGGCAACATTGCCTGCCCGAGCAACGCACTCGATCCGGTGAAAGCTCACGTGCAGGCGCACGGCGGCTACCTGGCAGGCAGGCCGGCCAGTGAAGGGATGATGGAGGCACTGGAGCACTTCTTCCTGCGGAACCCCAGGTGA
- a CDS encoding IS1634-like element ISVsp1 family transposase: MFLRSTKRLKDGKEHLYWSIVENRRISSRQVVQRHVLYLGELNGRQEASWRKTVELFGKDQSAPQQVALFAEDHAPEQVGVDELPIVRLRLAAMRLERPRQWGACWLACLLWEQLLLADFWRPRLPPSREGTRWDLVLQTLVLYRLIEPGSEWRLHRHWFDQTAIADLLGADFALAEIHRLYECHDKILAHKRALFDHLTERWRDLFGARYEVLLYDLTSTYFESNPPDNPTGLRRFGYSRDKRSDCVQVVIALIVTPEGFPLAYEVLPGNTTDKSTLKSFLARIEDQYGKAQRIWVMDRGIPTEETLEQMRQSTPPVSYLVGTPKGRLSKLEESLARQPWQQARPQVRVKLLPHEGETYVLAQSQDRVAKERSMRRRRLRKYLDALEGLRKRKRPLHRDAMYEALGAAKKEAGRDARFVKVSVQLQPATGKDQSKSKSKGKGRQRATLSWELDRKLLREGWRREGRYLLRTNLTETDPAKLWEYYLQLVEVEQAFKELKHDLGIRPVHHQLDHRIEAHLFVSFLAYCLQVTLKARLRLTASGLTPRSVLEKFATVQMLDVHLPTTDGREVVMSRHTQPSKDLQLLLDQLKITLPEQAPPKITG; the protein is encoded by the coding sequence ATGTTCCTGCGTTCCACCAAACGGCTCAAGGATGGCAAAGAGCACCTCTACTGGAGCATCGTCGAAAACCGGCGGATCAGTTCCCGGCAGGTGGTCCAGCGGCACGTCCTTTATCTGGGTGAACTCAATGGTCGTCAGGAAGCCTCCTGGCGCAAGACGGTTGAACTCTTCGGCAAAGACCAGAGCGCTCCTCAACAGGTGGCCCTCTTTGCCGAAGATCATGCTCCCGAGCAGGTCGGTGTTGATGAGTTGCCCATTGTGCGTCTGCGCCTTGCGGCCATGCGGCTGGAACGGCCCCGGCAATGGGGGGCCTGCTGGCTGGCCTGCCTGCTCTGGGAGCAGTTGCTCCTGGCTGACTTCTGGCGACCACGTCTGCCGCCCAGTCGTGAGGGCACCCGCTGGGATCTGGTGCTCCAGACCCTGGTGCTCTACCGGCTCATCGAACCGGGCAGCGAATGGCGGCTGCACCGCCACTGGTTTGACCAGACGGCCATTGCCGACCTGCTGGGCGCGGACTTCGCCCTGGCCGAGATCCACCGTCTCTACGAATGCCATGACAAGATCCTGGCCCACAAGCGTGCCTTGTTTGATCATCTCACCGAGCGCTGGCGCGACCTGTTTGGAGCCCGTTATGAGGTGCTGCTGTATGATCTGACCAGCACCTACTTTGAAAGCAACCCGCCGGACAACCCCACCGGTCTGCGCCGCTTTGGTTACAGCCGCGACAAGCGCAGCGACTGCGTGCAGGTGGTCATTGCCCTCATCGTCACCCCCGAAGGCTTCCCGCTGGCCTATGAGGTGCTGCCGGGCAACACCACCGACAAGAGCACCCTCAAGAGCTTCCTGGCCAGGATCGAAGACCAGTACGGCAAGGCCCAACGCATCTGGGTCATGGACCGGGGCATCCCGACTGAAGAGACCCTTGAACAGATGCGGCAGAGCACTCCGCCGGTGAGCTATCTGGTGGGCACGCCCAAAGGACGCTTGAGCAAGCTGGAGGAGTCACTGGCCCGGCAACCCTGGCAGCAGGCCCGCCCCCAGGTGCGCGTCAAACTGCTGCCGCATGAAGGGGAGACTTATGTACTGGCCCAAAGCCAGGACCGTGTGGCCAAGGAACGCTCGATGCGTCGGCGCCGGCTGCGCAAGTATCTGGATGCCCTGGAAGGGTTGCGCAAGCGCAAGCGCCCCCTGCACCGTGATGCGATGTACGAAGCGTTGGGTGCCGCCAAAAAGGAGGCGGGGCGGGATGCGCGCTTTGTCAAGGTCAGCGTGCAGTTGCAGCCAGCAACAGGCAAAGACCAGAGCAAGAGCAAGAGCAAGGGCAAGGGCCGGCAGCGGGCGACTCTGAGCTGGGAGCTGGACCGCAAGCTGTTGCGTGAAGGATGGCGGCGGGAGGGGCGTTACCTGCTGCGCACCAATTTGACGGAGACCGATCCCGCGAAGCTCTGGGAGTATTACCTGCAACTGGTGGAGGTGGAGCAGGCGTTCAAGGAGCTCAAACACGATCTGGGGATCCGGCCGGTGCACCACCAGTTGGACCATCGCATTGAAGCGCACCTCTTCGTGTCGTTCCTGGCGTACTGCCTGCAGGTGACGCTCAAGGCGCGCTTGAGGCTGACGGCCAGCGGGCTGACACCGCGAAGTGTGCTGGAGAAGTTCGCGACGGTGCAGATGCTCGATGTGCATCTGCCCACAACTGATGGAAGGGAGGTGGTGATGAGCCGCCACACGCAGCCTTCAAAGGATCTGCAACTGCTGCTGGACCAGCTCAAGATCACGCTGCCTGAACAGGCCCCGCCCAAAATCACTGGTTGA